The Sinomicrobium kalidii genome contains a region encoding:
- a CDS encoding site-specific integrase, giving the protein MQTSTTFSIHFWLKKTAKRKNDQIPVYARITVDGKRADISIKRAVAAKYWVTSTGRVNPHVSGAKHINQYLDDVHARIIEAHRQLHSEGKPITALSIKLRYLGKDRPVTTLAGLIKYHRLNEIDNLEDGTAKNYNATEQYLYNFMQWKFKEKDIKLALINYTLITEFENYLPKYPLKPSQPLNNNGVMKHMERFQKLVGLAFKHGWIGQNPFLPYTLKYDDFDNDFLEDHEIERLKNHIFQDKGLELVRDVFIFSCYTGLCYIEVKLLKKDKIVTGIDGDHWINVKRKKTKTPVKVPLLEQAKEILDKYANYPDISNDYSLLPVFANQTINKYLKRIAKEAGINKHLTFHVARHTFATTITLLNNVPMETVSKLLGHTKLSTTKRYARVLEKKISKDFAQLRTVLKANTKEKPDYELTAYNHLQIVK; this is encoded by the coding sequence ATGCAAACTTCAACAACTTTTAGTATTCATTTTTGGCTGAAAAAGACAGCGAAAAGAAAAAACGATCAGATTCCTGTTTATGCAAGGATTACAGTAGATGGTAAGCGAGCTGATATAAGCATAAAAAGAGCTGTTGCCGCTAAATATTGGGTTACTTCTACCGGTAGAGTTAACCCGCATGTTTCAGGAGCAAAGCACATCAACCAATACCTGGATGACGTGCATGCCCGAATAATAGAAGCTCATAGGCAACTACATTCCGAAGGCAAGCCGATTACTGCGCTTTCCATTAAACTTCGTTACCTGGGCAAAGATCGTCCTGTGACTACATTAGCAGGCTTGATAAAATATCACAGGTTAAATGAAATTGATAATCTGGAAGACGGCACAGCGAAGAATTATAATGCTACTGAACAATATTTATACAATTTTATGCAATGGAAATTTAAGGAAAAGGATATTAAGTTGGCTCTCATTAATTATACATTGATCACGGAATTTGAAAATTACTTACCAAAATACCCCCTGAAGCCTTCTCAACCATTGAATAACAATGGTGTGATGAAGCATATGGAACGTTTCCAAAAACTCGTCGGCCTGGCGTTTAAACATGGGTGGATAGGACAAAACCCTTTTTTACCCTATACGTTGAAATATGATGATTTTGATAATGATTTTCTGGAAGATCATGAAATTGAACGACTAAAAAACCACATCTTTCAGGATAAGGGGTTGGAGTTAGTGCGTGACGTTTTCATTTTTTCCTGCTATACGGGTTTATGTTATATAGAGGTTAAACTTTTAAAAAAGGATAAGATAGTCACCGGCATTGATGGAGATCATTGGATCAATGTCAAAAGAAAGAAGACTAAGACCCCGGTAAAAGTCCCATTATTGGAACAGGCAAAAGAAATATTAGACAAATATGCGAATTACCCGGATATCTCCAATGATTATTCCCTGTTACCTGTATTTGCAAATCAGACCATCAATAAATATTTGAAAAGAATTGCTAAAGAGGCAGGCATAAACAAGCATTTGACCTTTCATGTGGCGCGACATACCTTTGCTACCACTATTACCTTGTTGAATAATGTCCCCATGGAAACTGTATCCAAACTTTTGGGACATACCAAACTTTCCACTACAAAGCGTTATGCCCGTGTACTTGAAAAGAAAATAAGCAAGGATTTTGCTCAATTAAGAACAGTACTCAAAGCTAATACCAAGGAAAAACCGGACTATGAATTAACAGCATACAATCATTTACAGATCGTAAAGTAG
- a CDS encoding type IV toxin-antitoxin system AbiEi family antitoxin domain-containing protein — protein sequence MKLLDEYEIDIFRFDEIESRINTKFSNLNEVLENLVHKELLSRIERGKFCKVNFRDEYVIGAFVANQGAVAYWSALNLHGLTEQFPNTVFIQTPHKKKDKTIFGVDYKFIKIADRKRAGIIKEGYGNHSYELTDVEKTIVDCFDLPQYSGGYAELIRAFASAKLSGKKMITYCQAINNQAATKRMGYLAELLDKKGMKTFIRFAKDQITQTYNPIDPLGPDTGKYNAEWKLKLNITESEIINITNKQY from the coding sequence ATGAAACTTCTAGATGAGTATGAAATAGACATCTTCCGGTTCGATGAAATTGAATCTCGTATCAATACGAAGTTTTCTAACCTTAATGAGGTATTGGAAAATCTGGTACATAAAGAATTACTGTCCAGAATAGAACGCGGCAAATTTTGTAAGGTGAATTTCCGGGATGAATATGTCATTGGGGCTTTCGTTGCAAATCAAGGAGCGGTAGCCTATTGGTCTGCTTTAAACCTGCATGGGCTTACAGAGCAATTCCCAAATACAGTGTTTATCCAAACACCGCATAAAAAGAAGGATAAAACAATCTTTGGGGTGGACTACAAGTTTATTAAGATAGCTGATAGAAAGCGGGCTGGAATAATAAAAGAAGGTTATGGTAATCACAGTTATGAACTTACAGATGTAGAAAAAACCATTGTGGACTGTTTTGATTTACCACAATATTCCGGGGGATATGCCGAACTGATCCGGGCTTTTGCTTCCGCAAAACTCTCAGGAAAAAAAATGATTACCTACTGCCAGGCCATTAATAACCAGGCGGCGACCAAACGCATGGGGTATCTGGCTGAGCTTCTGGACAAAAAGGGAATGAAAACATTTATCCGATTTGCCAAGGATCAGATTACGCAAACTTATAACCCTATAGACCCTTTGGGGCCGGACACAGGGAAGTACAACGCGGAATGGAAGCTAAAACTAAATATTACTGAATCTGAAATTATAAACATTACCAATAAACAGTATTGA
- a CDS encoding nucleotidyl transferase AbiEii/AbiGii toxin family protein has protein sequence MILKKEVERIAEQKGVAKTTIDKDWVLGHFVDAIFSIPECRDKLVFKGGTCLKKCYFKNYRFSEDLDFTAIDPDFVLNKKLLDKIVKLVTERTEIPLYVQELKQLKFKDRPTGFSAIVKFWGADHPRNQAPPAPQRWQTSIKIEIILYEAMIFSPENRKVYHEYSDDLTEAAMSIPCYTVQEVLAEKLRALIQRSYTAPRDFYDIWYLSQNVAGLNWQEIVAAFHQKMKFKGLEFNSIDQMINNESDKRLQAAWKNSLGHQIPDKDITYELVKNEVVKLLNDIL, from the coding sequence ATGATACTTAAAAAGGAGGTGGAGAGAATTGCCGAACAAAAAGGAGTGGCAAAGACCACAATCGACAAGGATTGGGTATTAGGCCATTTTGTAGACGCCATATTTTCTATTCCCGAATGTCGGGATAAGCTTGTATTCAAGGGAGGGACCTGCCTTAAGAAATGTTATTTTAAAAATTACAGGTTTTCAGAAGACCTGGATTTTACAGCTATAGATCCCGATTTTGTCCTCAATAAAAAATTATTGGATAAGATTGTAAAGCTGGTAACCGAACGAACGGAAATCCCATTATACGTTCAGGAACTAAAGCAATTGAAGTTTAAGGACAGGCCAACTGGCTTTTCGGCGATAGTAAAATTCTGGGGAGCAGATCATCCCCGCAATCAGGCTCCCCCGGCTCCACAACGTTGGCAAACTTCTATTAAAATTGAGATCATCTTGTACGAAGCGATGATTTTTTCTCCGGAAAACCGGAAAGTATATCATGAGTATAGCGACGATCTCACAGAGGCAGCCATGTCCATACCCTGCTATACGGTTCAGGAAGTGTTGGCCGAAAAACTCAGGGCATTGATTCAACGGTCATACACGGCACCCCGGGATTTTTATGATATATGGTATTTGTCCCAAAATGTAGCAGGTCTTAATTGGCAGGAAATTGTAGCGGCCTTTCATCAAAAAATGAAATTCAAAGGCTTGGAATTCAATAGTATTGATCAAATGATCAACAATGAAAGTGACAAGCGGCTGCAAGCTGCCTGGAAGAATAGTCTGGGACACCAGATACCGGATAAGGATATAACCTACGAACTCGTAAAAAATGAAGTTGTTAAACTTTTAAATGATATACTTTAG
- a CDS encoding tyrosine-type recombinase/integrase, protein MPYCINELKLSENLIHSRLNTLKFYKEYLFEGRYGEQYSVRSVQQVFKKAMCHAGINKRDGIHKLRHSYATLLI, encoded by the coding sequence ATTCCCTACTGCATCAATGAACTAAAACTATCCGAAAACCTTATCCATAGCCGGCTCAACACCTTGAAATTTTATAAAGAATACCTGTTTGAGGGGCGATATGGCGAACAGTATTCCGTAAGAAGCGTACAACAGGTGTTCAAAAAGGCCATGTGCCATGCCGGTATCAACAAGAGAGATGGCATACACAAACTACGCCACAGCTATGCTACTCTCTTAATTTAG
- a CDS encoding SdpA family antimicrobial peptide system protein, giving the protein MNKNDNYKLFSIVVLISLLSILSFYIAMANVTTIVNFPSTTVKKQLFALFPEGWGFFTKSPRETMVDIYKKQDQENWKRVNISNSSRKNLFGFSRKARVMGIDIDIILRNIAKEDFIAFTGNFMNNIPDRIYTIEYDKSFQFINVGEYLIVERKIIPWFYAQSAKEKDVPGLIMRIEIK; this is encoded by the coding sequence ATGAACAAAAATGATAATTATAAACTTTTTTCAATTGTTGTATTGATCTCATTATTGTCTATATTATCTTTTTATATAGCTATGGCCAATGTAACAACTATCGTTAATTTTCCTTCCACAACAGTTAAAAAACAATTATTTGCACTATTTCCCGAGGGGTGGGGTTTTTTTACTAAAAGCCCGAGAGAAACAATGGTTGATATATATAAAAAACAAGATCAAGAAAATTGGAAACGCGTGAATATTTCGAATAGTTCCAGAAAAAATTTATTTGGCTTTTCACGAAAGGCTAGAGTAATGGGAATAGATATTGACATTATTTTAAGAAATATTGCAAAAGAGGATTTTATAGCATTTACAGGAAATTTTATGAATAATATCCCTGATAGAATATATACTATAGAATATGACAAATCTTTTCAATTCATAAATGTCGGGGAATATTTAATTGTTGAACGAAAAATAATTCCCTGGTTTTATGCACAATCAGCTAAAGAAAAAGATGTCCCCGGCTTAATTATGAGAATAGAGATAAAGTAA